The following are encoded together in the Capsulimonas corticalis genome:
- a CDS encoding RICIN domain-containing protein has product MHTQLDSKRRKSTSARILARRAAAATALAASALLMCGVSQTARAQAPGGMGVVWADEFSDARNAATPAGVYWNYDTGGGGWGNNELETYTSNADNAHEISDGTGTDNSAMQFKATNSGGVWYSARIKTAGKVSFGPYGYFETRCKFPNAGKGYWPAFWFLGNNIGSVGWPTCGEIDVAEEINGQWENHQSLHMPGWDPTLVTSPNSSTTTYHNYGVNWQPGYCTFYVDGNQTGTFSQGGGGTWEFNGQTMYMLLNLAVGGNWPGGTDGSTAGTGYFDVDYVRQYESGAPIVQNGVYEISASTTGNALDCYGAGNTNGTAIQLWPYAGTNNQKWQITNLNNGYYSIRTINPDGSVGRSLDCTNCSPNDGTMVELWDWNGGPCQQWQISQTSGGRFVISTAGAKSDGSHDVLDGQGCSGANNARILLWSWGGGGCQQTYDLIRR; this is encoded by the coding sequence ATGCACACTCAATTAGATAGCAAGCGTCGCAAGTCAACCTCTGCGCGAATCCTCGCGCGCCGCGCCGCCGCGGCGACGGCCCTGGCGGCTTCCGCGCTGCTGATGTGCGGCGTCAGCCAAACCGCGCGCGCCCAGGCGCCCGGCGGCATGGGCGTCGTGTGGGCCGATGAGTTTTCGGATGCTCGAAACGCCGCCACTCCGGCCGGCGTCTACTGGAACTATGACACCGGCGGCGGCGGCTGGGGCAACAACGAGCTGGAGACCTACACGAGCAACGCGGACAACGCGCATGAGATCTCCGACGGCACTGGCACAGACAACTCGGCCATGCAGTTCAAAGCGACCAACTCCGGCGGAGTGTGGTACTCAGCGCGAATTAAGACCGCCGGCAAAGTATCGTTCGGTCCTTACGGTTACTTTGAAACCCGATGTAAGTTCCCAAACGCGGGCAAGGGTTACTGGCCGGCCTTCTGGTTCCTCGGCAACAATATCGGCTCGGTCGGCTGGCCCACCTGCGGCGAGATCGATGTGGCGGAAGAGATCAACGGGCAGTGGGAGAACCACCAGAGCCTGCATATGCCCGGATGGGACCCGACTCTGGTCACCTCTCCGAATAGCTCCACGACAACCTATCACAACTACGGCGTCAACTGGCAGCCCGGTTACTGCACCTTCTATGTCGATGGAAACCAGACCGGAACCTTCTCGCAGGGCGGCGGCGGCACGTGGGAGTTCAACGGCCAGACGATGTACATGCTGCTGAACCTTGCGGTCGGCGGCAACTGGCCCGGCGGCACCGACGGCTCCACGGCTGGCACGGGCTACTTCGATGTCGACTATGTACGCCAGTACGAATCGGGCGCGCCGATCGTTCAGAACGGCGTTTACGAAATCTCCGCCTCCACCACCGGCAACGCACTGGATTGCTATGGCGCCGGAAACACGAATGGAACCGCGATCCAGTTGTGGCCGTACGCAGGCACGAACAATCAAAAGTGGCAGATCACTAACCTGAACAATGGGTACTATTCCATCCGGACAATCAATCCCGACGGCAGCGTCGGCCGCTCCCTGGACTGCACGAACTGCAGCCCGAACGACGGCACGATGGTTGAGCTATGGGACTGGAACGGCGGTCCCTGCCAGCAGTGGCAGATCTCGCAGACCAGCGGCGGCCGTTTCGTGATCTCCACCGCCGGCGCGAAGAGCGACGGCTCGCATGACGTTCTGGACGGCCAGGGCTGCTCCGGCGCCAACAACGCCCGCATCCTTCTGTGGAGCTGGGGCGGCGGCGGCTGCCAGCAGACGTACGACCTCATTCGTCGGTAG
- a CDS encoding carbohydrate binding domain-containing protein, which produces MKFPAALLSLTALSILVAATPAHAADPAPMFPFVIPWDDSSHGVITDVSFLNDGPAGSHGNIVARDGHFVEAKTGRRVRFLATNFVAKSAFPSHEDAVKVAKRIAKLGINLVRLHHMDNSDWGQQASIWDYGYKDRRHISAAQLDRLDYLIAQFKKNGVYVNINLHVSRQFSEADGFPASVAQIPFGFDKRVDEFDRTMIARQKEYARDLLTHVNPYTKLAYNQDPAVAVVEINNENSLVGDPWATLGGDLDTLPEPFRGELAEFWNAWLLKKYGTDAQLSAAWLAGVTAAGPELLTLNSTWSSEAQGTSQAEFTPTIPMIHGQLPQFAPYLRAEVKAVDGVDWHVQAHVTGLNLRDGDTYTVSFRAKADTARVMPVATSLDQADWRNVGLSANAALTPDWKDYQYVFTVHDAVPNHVRVAFTLGGQTGVVWIEGLKIHAGADGSGLHAGESLAAKSIPIPLSSFKAQHDDWVAFLADTESAYANEMRAFLKNDLKVKANIICSQMGWGGVTSVGREAKMDFADNHAYWQHPSFPHKPWDSVDWNIGNTPMVADLAGGGGGTLRNLAEYRVAGKPYSISEYNHPAPSDYRAEMMPELATFAAFQDWDMIYLFDYGDYGEGVQNDKINSFFGIGSDPAKAAFLPAAAMIFRGGAFASATAASVLPIRAKYAHEASIDQVWRDSQGKPNLFQKRISIQAPRSTSPQPSVDPSRQAGKADPISKGARRSTVSLYSSNHSESPQSAVYTAQSPQIQAFAGYVGHRSVGFGTLTLVCPSFGNNFASGVLAAMDGKPILQSRRMLLTLAGKVENQDMVWSADRTSVGNQWGHGPTIAEGIPATVTIKIASARRVWALDGTGKRAAPVPATYKKGELTFTAGPQYQTLWYEIGE; this is translated from the coding sequence ATGAAATTCCCCGCTGCTCTTCTCAGTCTCACGGCTTTGTCCATCCTCGTTGCCGCTACACCCGCCCACGCCGCTGATCCTGCGCCGATGTTTCCATTTGTGATTCCCTGGGATGACTCCTCGCACGGCGTCATCACGGATGTTTCGTTTTTGAACGATGGGCCGGCGGGGTCTCATGGGAATATTGTGGCGCGGGATGGGCATTTCGTGGAGGCGAAGACGGGGCGGCGGGTGCGGTTTTTGGCGACGAACTTTGTGGCGAAGAGTGCGTTTCCGTCGCATGAGGACGCCGTGAAAGTGGCCAAGCGCATCGCGAAGCTGGGGATCAATCTGGTCCGGCTGCATCATATGGACAACAGCGATTGGGGACAGCAGGCGAGCATTTGGGATTACGGGTACAAAGATCGGCGGCATATCAGTGCGGCGCAATTGGACCGATTGGACTATCTGATCGCGCAGTTCAAGAAGAATGGCGTGTATGTGAATATCAATCTGCACGTCAGCCGCCAGTTCTCGGAGGCGGATGGGTTTCCGGCGAGTGTCGCGCAGATCCCGTTCGGTTTTGACAAGCGCGTGGACGAGTTTGATCGGACCATGATCGCGCGCCAGAAAGAGTACGCGCGCGATCTGCTTACGCATGTGAACCCCTATACCAAGCTCGCGTACAATCAAGATCCGGCGGTGGCCGTGGTCGAGATTAACAATGAGAACTCGCTGGTCGGCGATCCGTGGGCGACGCTCGGCGGGGATTTGGACACGCTGCCCGAGCCGTTCCGAGGTGAGCTGGCGGAGTTCTGGAACGCATGGCTGCTGAAGAAGTATGGGACGGACGCCCAGCTAAGCGCGGCGTGGCTGGCGGGCGTGACGGCCGCCGGGCCGGAGCTGCTGACGCTCAACTCCACCTGGTCCAGCGAAGCGCAGGGGACGTCTCAGGCTGAGTTTACACCGACGATCCCGATGATCCACGGTCAGCTTCCGCAGTTCGCGCCGTATTTGCGCGCGGAGGTCAAGGCGGTGGATGGCGTTGACTGGCATGTCCAGGCGCATGTCACCGGACTCAATCTGCGCGATGGCGATACCTATACGGTGAGTTTTCGGGCCAAAGCCGATACGGCCCGCGTGATGCCGGTGGCGACATCGCTCGATCAGGCTGATTGGCGCAATGTCGGCCTGTCGGCGAATGCGGCGCTCACGCCGGACTGGAAGGACTACCAGTATGTCTTCACGGTCCATGACGCGGTTCCCAATCATGTTCGCGTCGCCTTTACATTGGGCGGGCAGACCGGGGTTGTCTGGATCGAAGGGCTTAAGATCCACGCCGGCGCGGACGGATCCGGTTTGCATGCCGGCGAGTCGCTGGCCGCAAAAAGCATTCCGATTCCCCTTTCTTCCTTCAAAGCGCAGCATGACGATTGGGTCGCGTTCCTCGCCGATACCGAGAGCGCTTATGCGAACGAGATGCGCGCGTTCCTCAAGAATGACCTGAAGGTGAAGGCGAATATTATCTGTTCGCAAATGGGGTGGGGCGGGGTGACGAGCGTGGGCCGCGAGGCGAAGATGGATTTCGCGGACAACCATGCCTACTGGCAGCATCCGAGCTTTCCGCACAAGCCCTGGGACTCGGTTGATTGGAATATCGGAAATACCCCGATGGTCGCGGACCTCGCCGGCGGAGGAGGCGGTACGCTGCGGAACCTCGCGGAGTATCGCGTCGCCGGGAAGCCGTACTCCATCTCCGAATACAATCATCCCGCGCCCAGTGACTACCGTGCGGAGATGATGCCCGAACTCGCCACCTTTGCGGCCTTTCAAGACTGGGATATGATCTATCTCTTCGACTACGGCGACTATGGCGAAGGCGTTCAGAACGACAAGATCAACAGCTTCTTCGGAATTGGGAGCGATCCCGCCAAGGCCGCCTTTCTCCCCGCCGCCGCCATGATCTTCCGAGGCGGCGCCTTTGCGTCGGCCACGGCGGCGTCCGTGCTTCCGATCCGCGCGAAATACGCCCACGAAGCCAGTATCGATCAGGTCTGGCGCGATTCCCAGGGCAAGCCGAATCTTTTCCAAAAACGCATATCCATTCAGGCGCCGCGTTCTACGTCCCCCCAGCCTTCGGTCGATCCTTCCCGCCAGGCTGGGAAGGCGGATCCGATCTCTAAGGGCGCGCGCCGCTCCACGGTTTCGCTCTATTCTTCGAACCATTCCGAATCACCGCAGTCGGCGGTCTACACGGCTCAAAGTCCTCAGATCCAGGCGTTCGCCGGCTACGTGGGGCATCGCAGCGTTGGCTTTGGAACGCTGACCCTAGTCTGTCCCTCGTTTGGAAATAACTTCGCGTCCGGCGTTCTCGCGGCGATGGATGGCAAGCCGATCCTGCAATCTCGCCGAATGCTGCTGACACTCGCCGGCAAAGTCGAGAACCAGGATATGGTTTGGAGCGCCGACCGCACTAGCGTCGGCAACCAGTGGGGCCACGGTCCGACCATCGCCGAAGGCATTCCCGCGACCGTCACGATCAAGATCGCCTCCGCGCGCCGGGTCTGGGCGCTGGATGGAACCGGCAAGCGCGCGGCGCCCGTCCCGGCGACTTACAAAAAGGGCGAGTTAACATTCACGGCGGGGCCACAGTATCAAACGTTATGGTATGAGATCGGAGAGTGA
- the fxsT gene encoding FxSxx-COOH system tetratricopeptide repeat protein, translated as MSDSPDYGPTHISGGQGIQSGTGNTQNNYFTLNLNQAQAAGVDLAPLIARLASPALSEPGRLWNVPYPPNPFFTGREEILANLERTLASTQKVALTQAYVAKNQAISGLGGVGKTQTAIEYAYRHREQYHAILWAQADTETALNSSFRGIAVLLDLPEKDAEEISHVREAVKRWLTEKPDYLLILDNADTPDLLAAYLPLHLAGHLLLTSRARHFGTINLPHPTILLVLSEKEAVAFLLQRTDRLDADEAEQKAALELAQEMGCLPLALEQAGAYLCEKQSTFQSYLASYRKRRIRLFQDTKAETGAYEKTVATTWSLNFEAVEQESEAATELLRVSAFFNPNGIPEELVLLGASEIGQAVEAALTDYDEDPLLMDELLDHLARYSLIQRDTKERTYDVHRLVQAVIQHGMDEQTRCIYAKKSVLAVAAAFPKPDYSVWGICERLLPHAIICSDHILIYQFSFLSAAQFLNSTAYYLHDRAKYSIVEQLYLCAINIYKNSKYVDQFGVAASVNNLAAFYEDEGFYEKAEPLYEEVLCIYKKIYWRNNPSVAIAMNNLGGLFAKQGKYERAEPLYLQALDVYKQQPLRNISKIATCMTNLAFSYIKLHKYIEAEMMALEALSIQEKSIELNYPEIAHSVNTLATVYFSQGDYSKAEVMYLKAFNIRKERIGINHPETANSANCLSVLYYYQARYEDAELLCEQGLLIRRRVFANDHPDIASSLITLANIYEGQGRYEDANQHYIHGLSIYEKTLGAKHPITMDTNTNYQRFRQIRQM; from the coding sequence ATGAGCGATTCTCCCGATTACGGTCCTACGCATATTTCCGGCGGCCAAGGTATTCAAAGTGGAACCGGCAATACACAGAATAACTACTTCACGCTCAATCTGAATCAAGCCCAAGCCGCTGGCGTTGACCTTGCGCCCTTGATCGCGCGTCTTGCCTCTCCCGCCCTCTCGGAACCCGGGCGTCTATGGAACGTCCCATATCCTCCCAATCCGTTCTTCACGGGGCGTGAGGAGATTCTCGCGAACCTTGAAAGGACTCTCGCTTCAACGCAGAAAGTAGCCCTAACCCAGGCGTACGTCGCGAAGAACCAGGCCATTTCGGGGCTCGGCGGCGTCGGTAAAACTCAAACCGCAATCGAATACGCCTACCGACATCGAGAGCAGTATCACGCCATCCTCTGGGCGCAGGCTGATACCGAAACCGCTCTCAATTCTTCCTTCCGTGGGATCGCCGTTCTTCTTGATTTGCCTGAGAAAGACGCCGAAGAGATTAGCCATGTCCGTGAAGCTGTCAAACGCTGGCTCACCGAAAAGCCAGACTACCTGCTCATCCTCGACAATGCCGACACCCCCGATTTATTGGCGGCGTATCTGCCCCTGCATCTGGCGGGGCACCTGTTGCTCACATCACGCGCTCGTCACTTCGGCACAATCAACCTGCCCCATCCCACGATTTTATTGGTGCTTAGTGAGAAAGAAGCAGTAGCATTTCTGCTCCAGAGGACCGACCGATTAGATGCAGATGAAGCGGAACAGAAGGCGGCATTAGAACTTGCCCAAGAGATGGGCTGTCTGCCGCTGGCGCTGGAACAGGCGGGTGCCTATCTCTGTGAAAAGCAATCCACCTTCCAATCATATCTCGCAAGCTATCGCAAACGCCGAATACGGCTGTTTCAAGATACGAAAGCAGAAACGGGAGCCTACGAGAAGACAGTCGCCACCACATGGTCTCTCAATTTCGAGGCTGTTGAGCAAGAATCTGAAGCGGCGACGGAACTGCTCCGCGTCAGCGCTTTTTTTAATCCCAATGGCATTCCAGAAGAACTCGTGCTGCTCGGAGCGTCGGAAATAGGACAAGCAGTAGAAGCGGCGCTCACGGATTATGACGAAGATCCACTGCTAATGGATGAGTTGCTCGATCACCTTGCGCGCTACTCTCTGATTCAGCGCGATACGAAGGAGCGTACCTACGATGTTCATCGTTTGGTTCAAGCTGTCATTCAGCATGGCATGGATGAACAAACGAGGTGTATATATGCTAAGAAATCTGTACTTGCTGTAGCTGCTGCTTTCCCAAAACCTGATTATTCGGTATGGGGAATATGCGAAAGATTATTACCTCATGCTATAATATGCTCTGATCATATACTCATATATCAGTTTTCTTTTTTATCAGCAGCGCAGTTTCTAAACTCCACTGCTTATTATCTCCATGATCGTGCTAAATATTCCATTGTGGAGCAACTTTATTTATGTGCTATTAATATTTACAAGAATAGTAAATATGTTGATCAATTCGGTGTAGCTGCAAGTGTTAATAATCTAGCAGCTTTTTACGAGGATGAAGGGTTTTACGAGAAAGCCGAACCACTTTATGAGGAAGTTCTATGTATTTATAAAAAAATATATTGGCGCAATAACCCAAGTGTCGCGATTGCTATGAATAATTTGGGTGGATTGTTTGCTAAGCAGGGTAAGTATGAAAGAGCTGAACCTCTTTATTTGCAAGCATTGGATGTTTACAAGCAACAGCCACTACGTAACATTTCAAAAATTGCCACATGCATGACGAATTTGGCGTTCTCGTATATCAAATTACATAAATATATTGAAGCCGAAATGATGGCTTTAGAAGCCTTGTCTATTCAAGAAAAAAGTATAGAGCTGAATTATCCAGAAATCGCTCACAGTGTCAATACTTTAGCAACTGTATACTTTAGTCAAGGAGATTATAGTAAAGCCGAAGTAATGTATCTGAAGGCTTTTAATATTCGAAAAGAAAGAATCGGTATTAATCACCCTGAAACTGCTAATAGCGCAAACTGTCTGTCTGTGCTCTATTACTATCAGGCGCGTTATGAAGATGCAGAACTACTTTGTGAACAAGGGCTTTTGATTAGAAGACGTGTTTTTGCTAACGACCATCCTGACATCGCTAGTAGTCTTATTACCCTTGCAAATATATACGAGGGTCAGGGCCGATATGAAGATGCGAACCAGCACTATATTCACGGTCTTAGTATTTATGAGAAGACTCTGGGCGCGAAGCATCCAATCACAATGGATACAAACACAAATTATCAACGTTTTCGGCAAATAAGGCAGATGTAA
- a CDS encoding DUF1559 domain-containing protein gives MKNRRSFGFTLIELLVVIAIIAILAAILFPVFAQAREKARQITCVSNQKQIGIAILQYTQDYEETLPPSNYNDPLQPASPSTWMFIIDAYVKAGYPHAAAATGSSVASVFTCPDYAATAVAANATPAHSYAANANIMPAWITGTGQTAATNPPLTLATLRAPAQVVLIGEAAGGSRIFTYGDDVNTSSVIPGQTAAVFGSTQAIYLRARLRHSGGSNYLFGDGHVKWFHGPGASFTPTGSTWYPVVPVTATSNIVWKQSSYPNAGGWFIEDPTQG, from the coding sequence GTGAAAAACCGCCGTTCGTTTGGCTTTACTTTAATTGAACTGCTCGTCGTGATCGCAATCATCGCGATTCTCGCCGCGATCTTGTTCCCCGTCTTCGCCCAGGCCCGTGAAAAGGCTCGGCAAATCACCTGCGTATCCAACCAGAAGCAGATCGGCATCGCCATTCTGCAATATACCCAGGACTACGAAGAGACCCTGCCCCCGTCGAACTACAACGATCCGTTACAGCCGGCAAGCCCCTCGACATGGATGTTCATTATTGACGCATACGTCAAGGCGGGTTATCCACACGCAGCCGCAGCGACCGGGAGCAGTGTCGCTAGTGTGTTTACCTGCCCCGACTATGCGGCGACCGCAGTGGCGGCGAATGCGACCCCGGCGCATAGCTACGCCGCGAACGCCAATATCATGCCGGCGTGGATCACCGGCACCGGCCAGACCGCAGCCACCAATCCGCCGCTGACCCTCGCGACGCTGCGAGCTCCCGCTCAAGTGGTCCTTATTGGCGAAGCCGCGGGCGGCTCACGGATTTTCACCTATGGCGACGATGTGAATACGTCTTCGGTCATTCCTGGCCAGACCGCCGCTGTTTTCGGTTCTACGCAAGCGATCTACTTGCGTGCTCGCCTTCGACACTCTGGCGGCTCCAATTATCTCTTCGGCGACGGCCACGTGAAGTGGTTCCACGGTCCTGGCGCAAGCTTTACGCCGACGGGTTCGACCTGGTACCCCGTCGTACCGGTGACCGCGACATCAAACATTGTGTGGAAGCAGTCGTCTTATCCCAACGCAGGAGGATGGTTCATTGAAGACCCCACACAAGGCTAA